The window GGAGCAGGTGGAGCTGCTCACCTGCCGGGCATGACTGCGGCCCATACAACGCTTCCGGTTATTGGCGTGCCGGTTAAAACAAGCACTTTAAGCGGACTTGACAGCCTCTATTCTATTGTACAAATGCCGCCGGGTGTGCCCGTTGCTACTGTCGCGATTGGGAAAGCAGGGAATGCTGCCCTGTTAGCTATTCGAATGCTGAGTACTGGAGATAACGATCTAGCAGAAAAGTTATCCAAATACCACAAACAGATGGCGGAGGATTCCCGGGCTAAAACCAAGAACTTGACATAAATTTATATTTATCTCTCCAATTTTACATTAGCAATCATCTTAAAACCCCCCCCTTTAGTTAAGGAGGGAGTTTTTTTATTGTCCTGCTTTTAGTTAGCTACAGAATCATTTCCTTGGCAAATAGACGGTGAAGTGGGTTTATGCTAAAATTCTTTATTAGAGGTTGAATTACAAAATCTTCTTTGTACAGAAACAAATCTATCCCAATATTACTATTAAGAGAAGAGAGTAATTTCGACCCTTATCAAATTATCCCTTGTCATTGGAAACTATACTATTTGGATTGGGCATATTTTTAATCTCCGCCACTCTTTTACCCTTTATACCTAAGGATAATTGGTGGATCAGGGGATTTGATTTTCCTCGGCTGCAGATTGTCATTCTTTCACTCATGGTTATGGCAGGGTACCTGTTTTACAGCCCTGATATAAACCATACCGATCAATTGCTTCTATCAATCTTGGCTGCTTGTACCCTCTACCAAGGATACATGATCTATCCTTATACCATCATAGCATCACCACAAGTAGAGCATAGAAACCAATATAACGACCATTCTACAGTAAGCCTGATGTGCTCAAATGTGCAGATGACCAACCGCAATACGAATAAACTAAAAAAACTGATCAAGACCCATGATCCTGACATACTACTGGTTATTGAAACAGATGAATGTTGGTTAAATGAACTTCAGGAAGTTGAGAGTAGCTATCCCCATCATATAAAACAGCCGCAAGATAATCAGTACGGGATGGCTTTATATTCTAAGTTTGAACTTCATGACAGCGAAATTAATTTTTGGATTGAAGATGACATTCCATCTATAAAAACACGTATAACACTATTCGGTCAAAACGAAGTTATTCTTTATGGGCTTCACCCACGTCCCCCTTTTATTACGGGAAACAATACCTCTACCGAACGCGATGCCGAACTCTTAATCGTTGGCAAAAAAATAAAAGATATAGATACACCAGTAATTGTAATGGGGGACATGAATGATGTGGCATGGTCAAAAACCAACAACCTCTTTCAAAAGATCAGTGGTCTGCTGGATCCCAGAATTGGGCGCGGATTTTATAATACCTTTCATGCCCAATATCCATTTGTTCGGTTTTCGCTTGACCATTTCTTTCACTCCAATCATTTTAGACTTGTAACCTTTCAACGGCTTGAATATATAGGTTCAGATCATTTTCCTGTTTATATTAAATTAAGCTACGAGCAAGATGCTGACATCAAACAAGAAGAACCTGAATCTACTGACGCTGAAGAAACACAAGCTAAAGATAAAATCAAGGAAGGGACTTAGCTGAAATGTCAATATTTCAACAAGACTTTCTGATGCGGCAAATTCAATATTTAACACAGTTGCTGCAACAGGTTATCTTTAAGAAGAATCAGCAAAAACCTAAAGAGGCTATCCAGGATATCCACAATGCCTTTGAGCGGCTTACCAAAGATCGACCTGATGCTTTTCACGAACTAAGTTTGCCAGATACTATCAGCATTTTTTGCCGTGATGGAAATTTTACATCAGAATTAGCCGCGGCCGCAGCCGATTTGCTATTTGAAGAAGGAAAGATGAAACAGAAAGAATCCTATTCTCAATCCCAGAAATGTTACGCTCAGGCACTTCTCCTCTATCGAAGGATACTCAAAGAAAATAAAGCGACGGTTCCACTGGATATCAGCACAAAAATTGATCATCTTACTCAAAAGCTGAACAGCGATTACCTTCATCAGGTAAATAATGCGTTAAAAAAATAGTACTGTGGCTGAATACAATGAACGATTAGAAGACTTGTTAGATCACCATCTGATTGCAAACGAGGAGCTGGAAAAGAAAAAAGAAGGTGGCGGTGTGGGGTATCTTCTAAATGGTAATATGTGTCTTGGTATCTATGAGGATTTTCTCATTGCTCGCATCGGTAAATCCCTGGCTAACTCACTAATCGCAAAAAAGGGAGTCAGAAGATATTTACCTGACAAAGACTTGTATGATGACTTTATCATGGTTGAAGAAAAGGTGTATTCCCATTCAAAAGCACTAAAGAAATTTATTGACCAAAGTCTTAGCTATACGGGCAATTTGCCGCCTAAAGATCACGGTAAATCAACAAATATCTAAAAAAACTATTCTTCGAGAAGCGTTTTAATTCTCGGCTCCAATTCTTTATTGGTTAGTGCTCCTACCGCAAAATACTCAAGATTCCCTTTTTTATTAATAATATATGTTGTTGGGATTCCCATGGTAGGCCCGTACTTATCCATAATCTCTCCCTGGTCGATGACAATTGGATAACTTACATCGTATTCTTCAATAAACGGACGCACAACCGATTCGCCCTGCTCATCAATAGAAACACCCAATATCATAAAGCCATCTTCTTTATATTTTTCGTAGAGTTCCTGCAGATCTGGCGTTTCTTGTCGACAAGGTGCACACCAGGTAGCCCAAATATTCAACAGTACGACCTGTCCTTGATAATCAGATAAGGTGAATGTATCACCATTTAATAACGTAACTTCAAAATCACGCGCTTCTGCTTGGCGCTGGGCAGGATATAACGTTGCTGAACTGGGATCAAGTTGCTCAAGTGGCTTTGTGGGGCCTTCTTGTGATGAATTACTTTCTGAATTGCATCCCCAAAATACGAAAGCACTGAAAGTCAGAAAAAGTCCTAAAATGCTTAGCGATTTCTTCATAATCCAGTTAATTCGCCATTAATGTTGGGCAAAAACTTCGGTGCTACCATCATTCTTAAGCAAATATACCTTGTAAGGCTCGTTTATTTTTGTATTCATCCCCGGAGAACTGGCTGGCATGCCTGGTACAACCAATCCGCGCGCGTCAGGCTCTTCCGTAAGTAACCGCTCAATATCCCCTGCCGGAACGTGCCCTTCTACTACATAATCACCTACTATAGCCGTATGGCAAGCTCCCATATTTTGCGGGATCCCCTGGTCAGCTTTAACACCATACAGATTGGGCGAATTAATTGACTTAACACTATATCCATTACCTTGCATGTAAACAGCCCATTTCTCACAACACTGGCATCCTTCGTTTTTGTACATGGTTACTTCGGCGGCGCTATTGTCCTGACGATTATAATAATCGTTAACAATATACCAGATGGCCCCACCGGCTATTAATATGATCAGCGTTGCGTAAGTAAGAAATTTTTTGGGCTTCATAACAGGGTTGCTTGCCGTTAAAGAAATGAAAAGTACCCGAGGTCGGACTCGAACCGACACGACCGCAATGGCCACCGGATTTTGAATCCGGCGCGTCTACCAATTCCGCCACTCAGGCAAATGTGTTAAATCGTTGTTTCCCAACAACTTAAGGCCGATTAAATGATTTTAGAACTATGTCCTCCATCGTACTTCTAAGCCCGTAAAAAAGGGCATTTTTAACACCTGATTTGGTGTCTATTTGGTGTCTAAGGACTATCTATTTCATTCAGCCTTCATTTTTTAAAAGAACGTATTTGAATACGCGATGAATATAACAGTTTGAGTATTACTTCTACAACATTCTTTTCGTATTTTCTCAGCGATTTTTTTTAATGCAACAAGAATAAACTGAGATAAAAAATGGCTGACACTAAAGAGGAAAAAGAGAAAGAAATTAAATCGAAAGTAATCTCAATTTATCAAGAGCGAGTGATCAGGTTTTTCGACTATTTAATTGAGCATAATGCCAAGATTTCCGTTGAAGTGCCCTCTGGCATTCGAGGAGAATCCAAGTGGAGAACTTATACCAAAGACCACGATGTATTTAATTACAGAGAGCTATTAGGCGAAGCATTAGGAATTGACATAATTGACGAAGATTACAAAATTGATGAGTTTTTTAGAGACTCCTATATACAAAGCGTATCCCACCAAAATTCAATACGTCTTAGGTCGGCACGTAAAGGTATTATTCATGATGTTCATTTTGATTTTAAGGAAGATAAACCAACCGAGCCAAGATACGTCAAGGGCTTATCGACAAAGAGAAAGCTATTTATTTTAAAGAATTTCAACGTCCATAGACCTCTGAATGTGCAGGAGGTCTATCCCCTCTTCGACAGAAATATTCGACTTCGTGTGCTCAGCTTAATAGACTGTTTTTTAAATAATGAGGAAAATTCTCCTAAGCACCACGACCATGAAAATTATTTCATAAGTGGGGTTCAAGGTTCGGCTCCCTTCTTGAATAATCTATATATGAAAGCGCTGAGAAATTATAGCTCTAAGGATTTAAACACATTGAGAGAAACATATTCTAAGGTCTCTTATAATAATGTTTCCAAAATTGATTCCAAGCCATTTCCTTATATTCTGCCTGATTACCCAACCTTAAAAGTGCCATTTAATGTCTGCTCGTCCAGAAATACAGATCGAAAGACATTAAAAGAGCAAGAAAAATTAATCAATCCTTTTCTCCCAACCCCTGACCACTTTGAAGACCAACAAATCTGGTTTCAAGGTACAAGATATCAAACCATAAAATTAAAGGAAGAAGAACTTTTTAACAGCCCTGTTGAAGAATGGCCTCGTTTTTTTGCGGAACATCTTATTCTCACTGGTGCCGAATACATAGCAATTGAAAATGAAATCATTGACATTTGCATTGATGAAGTATTAACAAATATTGAATTCAGGTTATATAATGGAGATAAAAATAAAGTCAACTTATATAACAGAAAATTTAGCATAGATGATTTAGTCGAGTTA of the Fodinibius sp. Rm-B-1B1-1 genome contains:
- a CDS encoding DUF411 domain-containing protein — protein: MKPKKFLTYATLIILIAGGAIWYIVNDYYNRQDNSAAEVTMYKNEGCQCCEKWAVYMQGNGYSVKSINSPNLYGVKADQGIPQNMGACHTAIVGDYVVEGHVPAGDIERLLTEEPDARGLVVPGMPASSPGMNTKINEPYKVYLLKNDGSTEVFAQH
- a CDS encoding endonuclease/exonuclease/phosphatase family protein; translated protein: METILFGLGIFLISATLLPFIPKDNWWIRGFDFPRLQIVILSLMVMAGYLFYSPDINHTDQLLLSILAACTLYQGYMIYPYTIIASPQVEHRNQYNDHSTVSLMCSNVQMTNRNTNKLKKLIKTHDPDILLVIETDECWLNELQEVESSYPHHIKQPQDNQYGMALYSKFELHDSEINFWIEDDIPSIKTRITLFGQNEVILYGLHPRPPFITGNNTSTERDAELLIVGKKIKDIDTPVIVMGDMNDVAWSKTNNLFQKISGLLDPRIGRGFYNTFHAQYPFVRFSLDHFFHSNHFRLVTFQRLEYIGSDHFPVYIKLSYEQDADIKQEEPESTDAEETQAKDKIKEGT
- a CDS encoding DUF6483 family protein; the encoded protein is MSIFQQDFLMRQIQYLTQLLQQVIFKKNQQKPKEAIQDIHNAFERLTKDRPDAFHELSLPDTISIFCRDGNFTSELAAAAADLLFEEGKMKQKESYSQSQKCYAQALLLYRRILKENKATVPLDISTKIDHLTQKLNSDYLHQVNNALKK
- a CDS encoding TlpA disulfide reductase family protein translates to MKKSLSILGLFLTFSAFVFWGCNSESNSSQEGPTKPLEQLDPSSATLYPAQRQAEARDFEVTLLNGDTFTLSDYQGQVVLLNIWATWCAPCRQETPDLQELYEKYKEDGFMILGVSIDEQGESVVRPFIEEYDVSYPIVIDQGEIMDKYGPTMGIPTTYIINKKGNLEYFAVGALTNKELEPRIKTLLEE
- the purE gene encoding 5-(carboxyamino)imidazole ribonucleotide mutase, yielding MSSEKPKVGVIMGSDSDWPTMKAACDILDEFDISYEKKVVSAHRTPDDMAEYGKTARDKGIKVIIAGAGGAAHLPGMTAAHTTLPVIGVPVKTSTLSGLDSLYSIVQMPPGVPVATVAIGKAGNAALLAIRMLSTGDNDLAEKLSKYHKQMAEDSRAKTKNLT